In Melospiza melodia melodia isolate bMelMel2 chromosome 11, bMelMel2.pri, whole genome shotgun sequence, the following proteins share a genomic window:
- the RGS8 gene encoding regulator of G-protein signaling 8 isoform X2 — protein sequence MAALLIPRRSRGMRTRLGCLSHKSDSYNDFTAILPDKPNRALKRLSTEEATRWADSFDVLLSHKYGLAAFRAFLKTEFSEENLEFWLACEDFKKTRSAAKLASKAQRIFEEFIDVQAPREVNIDFQTRELTRRNVQEPSLSCFDQAQGKVHSLMEKDSYPRFLRSKIYTDLLSQTQRRLS from the exons ATGGCTGCCTTACTGATCCCACGGAG gagcagagggatgagGACTCGCCTGGGCTGCCTGTCTCACAAATCAGACTCATATAATGATTTCACAGCTATTCTTCCGGACAAGCCCAACCGGGCTTTGAA AAGACTGTCAACAGAAGAAGCTACAAGATGGGCAGACTCTTTTGATGTCCTTTTGTCCCATAAAT ATGGGCTGGCAGCTTTCCGTGCTTTCCTGAAGACCGAGTTCAGCGAGGAGAACCTGGAGTTCTGGCTGGCCTGCGAGGACTTCAAGAAGACGCGCTCGGCGGCCAAGCTGGCCTCCAAGGCCCAGCGCATCTTCGAGGAGTTCATCGACGTGCAGGCCCCTCGGGAG GTGAACATAGACTTCCAGACACGGGAGCTGACCAGAAGAAACGTGCAGGAGCCCTCCCTGTCTTGCTTTGACCAAGCCCAGGGGAAGGTGCACAGCCTGATGGAGAAAGACTCGTACCCCAGGTTCCTGAGATCCAAAATTTACACAGACCTGCTGTCTCAGACCCAGAGGAGGCTCAGCTAG
- the RGS16 gene encoding regulator of G-protein signaling 16 has translation MSCWMPGCPALSMCRGLAALPITCLERAKDLKSRLGILLHKPELGHRSGSSSKLQLGSRRRNSSQEVLEWRESFDQLLKSKSGVNAFHTFLKTEFSEENLDFWLACEDFKKTRSKTKLASKANRIFEEFVQNEAPREVNIDHETREITRKNLSGATSACFNEAQAKTRTLMEKDSYPRFLKSASYQDMSRQAASRGTSKRSHT, from the exons ATGAGTTGCTGGATGCCTGGGTGCCCAGCTCTCAGCATGTGCCGGGGCTTAGCCGCGCTGCCCATCACTTGCCTGGAAAG AGCCAAGGATCTGAAGAGCCGCTTGGGCATCCTGCTTCACAAACCCGAGCTGGGACACAGGAGTGGGAGCTCCAGCAAGCTGCAGCTGGGCTCCAGGCGCAG AAACTCCTCCCAAGAGGTGCTGGAATGGAGGGAGTCCTTTGACCAGCTCCTCAAGAGCAAAA GTGGGGTAAATGCATTCCACACCTTCCTGAAGACTGAGTTCAGCGAGGAGAACCTTGACTTCTGGCTGGCGTGCGAGGACTTCAAAAAGACCCGCTCAAAAACCAAGCTGGCCTCCAAAGCCAACAGAATCTTCGAGGAGTTTGTCCAAAATGAGGCACCCAGAGAG GTGAACATTGACCACGAAACCAGGGAGATCACCCGCAAGAACCTCTCGGGGGCCACCTCGGCCTGCTTCAACGAGGCGCAGGCCAAGACGCGCACGCTGATGGAGAAGGACTCCTACCCCCGCTTCCTGAAATCTGCCTCCTACCAGGACATGAGCAGGCAGGCCGCCAGCCGCGGCACCAGCAAGCGCTCACACACCTGA
- the RGS8 gene encoding regulator of G-protein signaling 8 isoform X3 yields MAALLIPRRRLSTEEATRWADSFDVLLSHKYGLAAFRAFLKTEFSEENLEFWLACEDFKKTRSAAKLASKAQRIFEEFIDVQAPREVNIDFQTRELTRRNVQEPSLSCFDQAQGKVHSLMEKDSYPRFLRSKIYTDLLSQTQRRLS; encoded by the exons ATGGCTGCCTTACTGATCCCACGGAG AAGACTGTCAACAGAAGAAGCTACAAGATGGGCAGACTCTTTTGATGTCCTTTTGTCCCATAAAT ATGGGCTGGCAGCTTTCCGTGCTTTCCTGAAGACCGAGTTCAGCGAGGAGAACCTGGAGTTCTGGCTGGCCTGCGAGGACTTCAAGAAGACGCGCTCGGCGGCCAAGCTGGCCTCCAAGGCCCAGCGCATCTTCGAGGAGTTCATCGACGTGCAGGCCCCTCGGGAG GTGAACATAGACTTCCAGACACGGGAGCTGACCAGAAGAAACGTGCAGGAGCCCTCCCTGTCTTGCTTTGACCAAGCCCAGGGGAAGGTGCACAGCCTGATGGAGAAAGACTCGTACCCCAGGTTCCTGAGATCCAAAATTTACACAGACCTGCTGTCTCAGACCCAGAGGAGGCTCAGCTAG
- the RGS8 gene encoding regulator of G-protein signaling 8 isoform X1, producing the protein MSGIIQPTPAAPWSRGMRTRLGCLSHKSDSYNDFTAILPDKPNRALKRLSTEEATRWADSFDVLLSHKYGLAAFRAFLKTEFSEENLEFWLACEDFKKTRSAAKLASKAQRIFEEFIDVQAPREVNIDFQTRELTRRNVQEPSLSCFDQAQGKVHSLMEKDSYPRFLRSKIYTDLLSQTQRRLS; encoded by the exons ATGAGTGGGATAATCCAGCcaactcctgctgctccctg gagcagagggatgagGACTCGCCTGGGCTGCCTGTCTCACAAATCAGACTCATATAATGATTTCACAGCTATTCTTCCGGACAAGCCCAACCGGGCTTTGAA AAGACTGTCAACAGAAGAAGCTACAAGATGGGCAGACTCTTTTGATGTCCTTTTGTCCCATAAAT ATGGGCTGGCAGCTTTCCGTGCTTTCCTGAAGACCGAGTTCAGCGAGGAGAACCTGGAGTTCTGGCTGGCCTGCGAGGACTTCAAGAAGACGCGCTCGGCGGCCAAGCTGGCCTCCAAGGCCCAGCGCATCTTCGAGGAGTTCATCGACGTGCAGGCCCCTCGGGAG GTGAACATAGACTTCCAGACACGGGAGCTGACCAGAAGAAACGTGCAGGAGCCCTCCCTGTCTTGCTTTGACCAAGCCCAGGGGAAGGTGCACAGCCTGATGGAGAAAGACTCGTACCCCAGGTTCCTGAGATCCAAAATTTACACAGACCTGCTGTCTCAGACCCAGAGGAGGCTCAGCTAG